In Sphingobacteriaceae bacterium, the following proteins share a genomic window:
- a CDS encoding DUF805 domain-containing protein, with product MNWYLMVLKRYAEFTGRSRRKEYWMFVLINFIISLILGFVGGMVEFIYLGNIYSLVVLVPTIAVGVRRMHDVNKSGWFLLIPIYNLILACTEGDAGPNRFGADPKGQDSFNQEALDSHLAN from the coding sequence ATGAATTGGTATTTAATGGTATTAAAAAGATATGCTGAATTTACTGGCAGATCAAGAAGAAAAGAATATTGGATGTTCGTTTTGATAAACTTTATCATCTCCCTGATCCTTGGATTTGTTGGAGGCATGGTAGAATTTATTTATTTGGGCAACATTTATTCTTTGGTAGTGCTTGTTCCAACCATTGCTGTGGGCGTTCGTAGAATGCACGATGTTAACAAAAGCGGATGGTTCTTATTAATTCCTATTTACAATCTAATTCTTGCTTGTACTGAAGGTGATGCTGGTCCAAACAGATTTGGAGCAGATCCTAAAGGTCAGGATTCGTTTAACCAGGAAGCTCTAGACAGCCACCTTGCTAACTAA
- a CDS encoding magnesium chelatase, producing the protein MSIENPSSEENTPEKVEIQQSDSSAVPIPEKLDIEFVHSIYEKTKREIHKVIIGNDDLIQLILAAMFSGGHILLEGVPGVAKTMMAKLISQCLHIDFKRIQFTPDLLPSDLIGVTLFNMQKTEFTFKKGPIFSNLVLIDEINRSPAKTQAALFEAMEEKQVTVDGETYPLGVPFFVIGTQNPIEQEGTYKLPEAQLDRFLFKLHVDYPDLNNEVAILQRFKGDFQQKKTETVNSVVHAHDIEKCLSIIEKVHIKDELITYIATIVHQTRNNGNLFIGASPRASMAILKTSKAIAALKGRDFVTPDDIQLVCYPVLSHRIILSPEKEMEGITIQHVIREMIKEIEVPR; encoded by the coding sequence ATGAGTATAGAAAATCCATCGTCGGAAGAAAATACACCGGAAAAAGTTGAAATACAGCAGTCAGATTCTTCCGCAGTGCCGATACCTGAGAAACTGGATATAGAATTTGTGCATTCTATTTACGAAAAAACAAAAAGAGAAATTCACAAAGTGATTATTGGCAACGATGATCTCATTCAGCTTATTCTTGCTGCTATGTTTAGCGGGGGTCATATTCTTTTAGAAGGTGTGCCGGGTGTTGCCAAGACTATGATGGCCAAATTAATTTCGCAGTGTTTGCATATCGATTTTAAACGTATTCAGTTTACTCCCGATTTATTGCCTTCCGATTTAATTGGTGTGACGTTGTTTAACATGCAAAAAACAGAATTCACCTTTAAAAAAGGACCTATTTTTTCGAATCTTGTTTTAATTGATGAAATTAATCGCTCGCCGGCAAAGACACAGGCAGCTTTATTTGAAGCGATGGAAGAAAAACAAGTTACTGTTGACGGCGAAACTTATCCTTTAGGCGTTCCCTTCTTTGTAATAGGTACTCAAAATCCAATAGAGCAGGAGGGAACCTATAAGTTACCAGAGGCGCAACTCGACAGGTTTTTATTTAAATTGCACGTTGATTATCCTGATCTTAACAATGAAGTCGCTATCCTGCAACGTTTTAAAGGCGATTTCCAGCAGAAAAAAACAGAGACTGTAAATTCAGTGGTGCACGCGCACGATATTGAAAAGTGTCTTTCTATTATTGAGAAGGTGCATATTAAGGATGAACTCATTACTTATATAGCAACCATTGTTCACCAAACGCGTAATAATGGAAATTTATTTATAGGAGCTTCGCCGCGTGCCTCAATGGCCATTCTTAAAACTTCTAAAGCAATTGCCGCCTTAAAAGGAAGAGATTTTGTAACGCCTGATGATATTCAATTAGTGTGTTATCCTGTATTAAGTCACCGCATTATTTTATCACCCGAAAAAGAAATGGAAGGAATAACTATTCAGCATGTTATTCGTGAAATGATTAAAGAGATTGAAGTGCCGAGATAA
- a CDS encoding DUF58 domain-containing protein, whose protein sequence is MKVFKSLYLTDRVFYALGTCIFLFFVSFVYAVVFYIALFLLFAFCMAVLADLVFLYKSTLVSAARNVASVLSLSDKNKVILTVTNLSGRFIDLKIIDEIPYQFNERDFKVHVRLEKEKTETINYHVKPLVRGEYLFGDINVFVKTKIGLVYKKETTEAEKLVAVYPSIIQMSQQELVAMNHPSFVQGENKNRKLGQSYEFDQIKVYVPGDDTRHINWKASSTLNELMVNNYEDERSQQIYSIIDKSRVMKMPFNGLTLMDYAINASLAFSNIVLKKQDKAGLIIFSKGIGGLLKADRGPRHLKKIMYALYKEKYDYSEANYEALYSTIRKTIPNRSLLFLYTNFDSIYALERNIRVLRLINKNHLLVVVFFENEELEAYTKTEASDLLDIYQLTIARKFIFEKRQIFKELQKHGIQAIKCTPENLSVSAINKYLELKNRGLI, encoded by the coding sequence ATGAAAGTTTTTAAAAGTCTATATCTTACCGATAGAGTTTTCTATGCTTTAGGAACATGTATATTTCTGTTCTTCGTTTCATTCGTGTATGCTGTAGTTTTTTACATCGCTCTCTTTTTGCTTTTCGCCTTCTGTATGGCGGTTTTAGCAGATCTGGTTTTTCTTTATAAATCAACGTTGGTTTCCGCAGCAAGAAATGTCGCCAGTGTTTTGTCTTTAAGTGATAAAAACAAAGTGATTTTAACGGTTACCAATCTTTCCGGGCGTTTTATCGATCTTAAAATTATTGATGAAATTCCCTACCAGTTTAACGAAAGGGATTTTAAAGTTCATGTGCGTCTTGAAAAAGAAAAAACAGAAACAATCAATTACCACGTGAAACCCCTGGTTAGGGGAGAATATCTTTTTGGAGATATAAATGTTTTTGTGAAAACAAAAATCGGACTAGTTTACAAAAAGGAAACCACGGAGGCCGAAAAGCTTGTAGCTGTTTATCCATCCATCATCCAGATGAGTCAGCAGGAGCTTGTTGCGATGAATCATCCGTCGTTTGTGCAGGGAGAGAATAAGAACCGGAAATTAGGGCAGAGCTATGAGTTCGACCAGATCAAAGTATATGTTCCGGGTGATGATACGCGACACATAAATTGGAAAGCCAGCAGCACCTTAAATGAGCTCATGGTGAACAATTACGAGGACGAACGTTCGCAACAGATCTATTCTATCATAGACAAAAGTCGTGTTATGAAAATGCCTTTCAATGGTCTTACGCTAATGGATTATGCGATTAATGCAAGCCTGGCTTTTTCAAACATAGTGCTTAAAAAACAGGATAAAGCGGGTCTCATTATTTTTTCAAAAGGCATTGGAGGTTTGCTAAAAGCAGATCGGGGCCCACGCCATTTGAAAAAAATCATGTATGCTTTGTACAAAGAAAAGTACGATTACTCTGAAGCAAATTACGAAGCGCTTTACAGCACAATTCGTAAAACCATTCCCAACCGAAGCTTATTATTTCTGTACACAAATTTTGACAGCATTTATGCTTTGGAAAGAAATATACGCGTACTGCGTTTAATAAATAAAAATCATTTGCTTGTGGTGGTTTTCTTTGAAAACGAGGAGTTAGAGGCGTATACAAAGACTGAAGCCTCAGACTTGCTCGATATTTACCAACTTACCATAGCAAGGAAGTTTATTTTTGAGAAAAGGCAAATTTTTAAAGAATTACAAAAACATGGAATTCAGGCTATAAAATGCACTCCCGAAAATTTATCGGTCTCTGCTATTAATAAATATTTAGAGCTTAAAAACCGGGGACTTATCTAA